In Gemmatimonadota bacterium, one genomic interval encodes:
- a CDS encoding MBL fold metallo-hydrolase has product GDERICSFVEAIVTPGHTRRHQSVLVHTGEDTFCFVGDLIPTTHHLKPIYVMAYDLYPRQTYLVKQEVMDRAVSENWVVVWPHDPDIAWGRLRRDDVGVCEVLTLSAD; this is encoded by the coding sequence TGGGGATGAGCGTATTTGTTCTTTTGTTGAGGCCATAGTTACGCCAGGGCATACACGCAGGCATCAATCTGTGCTGGTGCATACGGGCGAGGATACGTTCTGTTTTGTGGGGGATTTGATTCCTACGACGCATCACCTGAAGCCGATTTATGTGATGGCGTATGATCTGTATCCGCGGCAGACCTATCTGGTTAAGCAAGAGGTTATGGATAGGGCGGTTTCCGAGAATTGGGTTGTGGTGTGGCCACACGATCCGGATATTGCATGGGGACGATTGCGACGAGATGATGTGGGTGTTTGTGAAGTCCTGACCCTTTCCGCCGATTGA